The region ATCAAGGACGAACGGCCCTACCCTCGGCGGATTTGCTGTTACAAGATGGAGTTGAGTTACAGGAGGGGTTCACCGTGAGCGAATCGAATGAGCGCGGCGTCGTACTTGTCGGGGTGGATGGTTCCGCATCGAGCGCAGCCGCGCTGAAGTGGGCCTATAACCATGCGCAGCTCAATGGCTCCCGCGTCCGTGCGGTGATGGCCTGGGAGTTGCCCTACTCGCCCATGGCGGCGTTGGCGTACGACCCGAGCGCGTTTGAACAAAGTGCAGTCGATGCCCTCAGGGAGTCCCTCGTCGAGGTACTCGGC is a window of Candidatus Nanopelagicales bacterium DNA encoding:
- a CDS encoding universal stress protein → MSESNERGVVLVGVDGSASSAAALKWAYNHAQLNGSRVRAVMAWELPYSPMAALAYDPSAFEQSAVDALRESLVEVLGENAADVEAEVVQGYPAEVMIQQSREADLLVLGNRGHGGFVGMLVGSVSQHCVAHAHCPVVVIRG